The Scomber scombrus chromosome 5, fScoSco1.1, whole genome shotgun sequence genome window below encodes:
- the LOC133980847 gene encoding Golgi integral membrane protein 4-like, whose product MGNGVCSRRQRRIFQCLLLVTVVCGMMYGGMMSYEIHKQLKRTEAMALKYQQHQESLSAQLQVVYEHRSRLEKSLQKERLEHKKAKEDYLVYKLEAQQSLNKEKQDSGSRFNSLQVQHQMLKNQHEDLKKQYYDLHEQHQVQGDDHDRLLNEHKDRFDKLQQTKEVEVSQLKDSVFNLREENKQLRKAHHDIHMQLQDARVQHQDLKSSHDNLVLTLEDHKSALAAAQVQVDEYKQLRESLNKAPNPQQLQAGAIAPASHTHEAQQEQHHKDEPAHEGDHQDTESRLSHQEKEAHAQSQVESHPTVSQHTLSEKEEDGEGEAERRRELAEEEMAQAGKPQKLEEDPDQPQDEQQQQEEEEEEEEEQQQPDENAVEIHQQQRGPHPELHQEAHLQHEAPGQVVRVKSAYEQQQEQQRLEAQRAEDRRQLQMRQEAMQAQRERVLKEREQRLKLEQEREQQHNREADRQEQLLREEHQRKRTEYENTDNDIVQGDEEPQTDDEEDPHMLQEEEDKQEVDHRVPPHQQGAAEGDLDPEDDPNNQGEDEFEEAEEDQHQHGVAGGEEEEDGVEEKEEPAAPAQHVDRHPGPEQPAVEEELVMAGNPDQQEDTLDDQYQEGIEDEAQEDIAGGQKREEDVEEEGEDPYNEDNIEQDGGKDQEGPQKEEDHRNQAENNEEENYEEDEEEVEEDRAGRDKGTNRRAEIVRWTQTLTSYSAFFWLPVEPFRSLFSLFPKGIKPAIHSQFQLGNLGYYAWRLEANTGVGTDQLTLWKRTEFVGWRWDIYCIFFYSTASLSTCSSA is encoded by the exons TGGTGTATGAGCATCGCTCCAGGTTGGAGAAGTCTCTTCAGAAGGAGAGGTTAGAGCACAAAAAGGCCAAAGAAG ATTATCTGGTTTATAAACTGGAAGCACAACAGTCACTGAACAAGGAGaag CAAGACTCCGGCAGCAGATTCAACTCTTTACAAGTGCAGCACCAGATGCTGAAG aACCAGCACGAGGACCTGAAGAAGCAGTATTACGACCTGCACGAACAGCATCAAGTCCAGGGCGACGATCACGACCGGCTCCTGAATGAACACAAAGATCGCTTTGATAAACTGCAGCAAACCAAAGAGGTGGAAGTGTCCCAACTCAAAG ACAGTGTTTTTAACCTAAGAGAGGAGAATAAACAGCTGAGGAAAGCCCACCATGACATCCACATGCAGCTACAGGATGCTCGG GTTCAGCATCAGGACCTGAAGTCATCACACGACAACCTCGTACTGACGCTTGAAGACCACAAGAGTGCGCTGGCTGCAGCTCAG GTGCAGGTGGATGAGTACAAACAGCTCAGGGAATCGCTGAACAAGGCACCCAACCCCCAGCAGCTGCAAGCAGGTGCCATAGCACCCGCGTCCCATACCCATGAAGCCCAGCAGGAGCAGCATCACAAAGACGAGCCCGCCCATGAGGGAGATCACCAGGACACTGAATCCAGG ttgAGCCACCAAGAAAAGGAGGCGCATGCTCAGTCCCAGGTTGAGTCTCACCCCACCGTATCCCAGCACACCTTGTctgagaaagaggaggatggagagggagaggcagagaggaggagagaactGGCTGAGGAGGAGATGGCCCAAGCAGGAAAACCTCAGAAGCTGGAGGAAGACCCGGACCAACCTCaggatgagcagcagcagcaggaggaggaggaggaggaggaggaagaacaaCAACAGCCAGATGAAAACGCTGTGGAGATACATCAGCAGCAGCGG GGTCCCCATCCGGAGCTGCATCAGGAGGCCCACCTGCAGCACGAGGCGCCCGGCCAGGTGGTGCGAGTGAAGTCGGCCTacgagcagcagcaggagcagcagcgcCTGGAGGCTCAGAGGGCAGAGGACCGCAGACAGCTCCAGATGCGACAGGAGGCCATGCAGGCCCAGAGGGAGAGGGTGCTAAAGGAGAGGGAGCAGAGGCTGAAGctggagcaggagagagagcagcagcataACAGGGAGGCCGACAGACAGGAGCAGCTGCTGAGAGAGGAGCACCAAAG GAAGAGGACAGAGTATGAAAACACCGACAATGATATCGTCCAAGGAGATGAGGAGCCTCAAACTGATGATGAAGAAG ATCCTCACATGttacaagaggaggaggacaaacaAGAAGTGGATCACAGAGTGCCACCACATCAGCAG GGTGCCGCTGAGGGTGACCTGGACCCCGAGGATGACCCCAACAACCAGGGCGAGGATGAGTTCGAGGAGGCCGAGGAGGATCAGCATCAACACGGGGTCGCcgggggggaggaggaagaggatggggtagaggaaaaggaggagccGGCAGCACCGGCCCAACACGTAGACAGGCACCCGGGCCCCGAACAACCCGCCGTGGAGGAGGAACTGGTG ATGGCTGGAAACCCAGATCAACAGGAAGACACTCTGGATGACCAGTACCAGGAGGGAATAGAGGATGAG GCTCAGGAGGACATAGCTGGTGggcagaagagagaggaggatgtggaggaggaaggagaggatcCATATAACGAGGATAACATAGAACAG gatggaggaaaagacCAGGAGGGACCACAGAAAGAAGAGGATCACCGAAACCAGGCGGAGAATAATGAGGAAGAGAATTacgaagaggatgaagaggaggtcGAAGAGGACAGGGCTGGTCGAGACAAGGGAACCAATCGGAGGGCGGAGATTGTAAGATGGACGCAGACATTGACCAGTTACAGTGCCTTTTTCTGGCTGCCTGTAGAGCCTTTCAGGTCCCTCTTTTCCTTGTTTCCTAAAGGAATAAAACCAGCCATCCACTCACAATTCCAATTAGGAAATTTGGGATATTACGCCTGGAGATTGGAAGCAAACACTGGGGTTGGAACTGATCAGCTTACACTGTGGAAACGGACAGAATTTGTAGGGTGGAGATgggatatatactgtatatttttttattcaactgCCTCTCTGTCTACTTGCTCGTCTGCCTGA